A window of candidate division KSB1 bacterium contains these coding sequences:
- the mgtE gene encoding magnesium transporter codes for MLKELLVPDIQELIRDKAYSGLKDGISDWEAPEIAELLTSLPAEDQPILFRLLPRQTAAEVFAYLPPEEQQRLLQSLSADNTRALLRELAPDDRTVLFEEMPAQVTQQLLNLLPPEDLKEARQLLGYPEESVGRLMTPEYVAIKPEWTIGKALEHLRQNGKDAETINIVYVVDDAGKLIDDVRLRKLILADPSEAVATVMDRHFVSLSAYDDREYAAKLMQKYDRVALPVTDSEGVLLGIVTVDDMLDVVEEEATEDIQKMAAVQSLDEPYIQTGFFSMLRKRGVWLSLLFLGETLTAAAMKYFEGEIERAVVLALFIPLIISSGGNSGSQAASLVIRAMALEEIRLRDWWRVMRRELVSGFGLGSILGTIAILQILLIPNNEALYGEHYMLVGLTVACSLVGVVMWGTLTGSMLPFILRRLGFDPAVSSAPFVATLVDVTGLIIYFSVALLILGGTML; via the coding sequence ATGCTGAAAGAACTGCTGGTTCCCGATATTCAGGAGCTGATTCGTGACAAGGCCTATTCGGGTTTGAAGGACGGCATCTCCGACTGGGAAGCGCCGGAGATCGCCGAGCTGCTGACCAGCCTGCCAGCGGAAGATCAACCCATCCTCTTTCGACTCCTGCCCCGCCAAACAGCCGCGGAAGTGTTTGCCTATCTGCCCCCGGAAGAGCAGCAACGCCTGTTGCAAAGTTTGAGCGCCGACAACACCCGCGCCTTGTTGCGCGAGCTGGCGCCCGATGACCGCACCGTGCTTTTCGAAGAGATGCCCGCCCAGGTGACGCAGCAATTGCTGAATTTGCTCCCGCCCGAAGATCTCAAAGAAGCGCGGCAACTGCTCGGTTATCCCGAAGAAAGTGTCGGCCGCCTGATGACGCCGGAATATGTCGCCATCAAGCCGGAGTGGACCATCGGCAAGGCGCTCGAACATCTGCGGCAAAATGGCAAGGATGCCGAAACCATCAACATCGTCTATGTGGTCGATGATGCCGGCAAACTCATCGATGACGTGCGCCTGCGCAAGCTCATCCTGGCCGATCCCAGCGAAGCCGTGGCGACAGTCATGGACCGCCATTTTGTTTCACTTTCCGCCTACGACGATCGCGAATACGCCGCGAAATTGATGCAGAAATACGACCGTGTCGCGCTGCCGGTCACCGACTCGGAAGGCGTGCTGCTCGGCATCGTCACCGTTGACGACATGCTCGACGTGGTGGAAGAAGAAGCCACGGAGGACATTCAAAAGATGGCCGCCGTGCAGTCCCTCGACGAACCTTACATCCAGACCGGCTTTTTCAGCATGTTGAGGAAACGCGGGGTGTGGCTGTCGCTGCTCTTTTTGGGGGAAACCCTGACGGCTGCCGCGATGAAATACTTTGAGGGTGAAATCGAGCGTGCCGTCGTGCTGGCGCTGTTCATCCCGCTCATCATCAGCAGTGGTGGCAATTCCGGCTCCCAGGCCGCCTCGCTGGTGATCCGCGCCATGGCGCTGGAGGAGATTCGGCTGCGGGATTGGTGGCGCGTGATGCGGCGGGAGCTGGTCTCCGGTTTCGGTCTGGGCTCCATCCTGGGCACCATCGCCATCCTGCAAATATTACTGATTCCCAACAACGAAGCCCTTTATGGCGAGCATTATATGCTCGTCGGCCTCACCGTTGCCTGCAGTCTGGTCGGCGTGGTCATGTGGGGCACGCTCACCGGCTCGATGCTGCCGTTCATTCTGCGCCGGCTGGGTTTTGATCCCGCCGTATCCTCGGCGCCGTTTGTGGCCACGCTGGTGGATGTCACCGGCTTGATCATCTACTTTTCGGTGGCGCTTCTGATCCTGGGCGGAACGATGCTGTAA